The sequence taactccattagtttttcaacatgttctctcctttttgcctgagaggccttatattttaccatgagtccatcataggcttgctcagactgagtgagtcagtgagtaagttccctcatagtgtattcccccatatctcttcccaagtggttaaacttatagaaagattggctctgataccaattgatgaatactaagagaggggggtgaattagtataccgaaaaatacTGTATTTAAATACTTAAACAATCTAGTGATAAACTGGTAGaatagtttaatagacaaaccgattaacacacatgcaaaccaaaatacaaataaggcattcacccataggagcaataacaccataacacaagatatttgacgtggaaacccaaatgggaaaaaccacggtgagatgaaactcacaagtaactatctacagaataggaaccagaccggttaaggtcatacaatgttctttaccataacagatcctattaggaatctcaatctctgttaggagataggtccgatcaaagactaccttgctagatgatttttgatccatagatgtgaaccaccttgttagaggatttacaaaaggctttatgggcctacctggttaagggcttcagacttgtcaaagatgtgagtaatcaacaagtgattgatctagaaaatagcacagattacttggttagatccactatggctcatagctaatgcatttcagcattacttcagtcttcagtaactcacaCTTAGTTACAGCTCacaaaacttgatcttctcaattaaAATCATACTTACAAAaaatcatcaaccaccttaaaccctagcaacaacctaaaaccctagacatgatgtccttataaaggaatctgatttcatgtcggtccaataggtttacaatccaatttcctaggtttaatgaatctagacatacttggtaacacgacacaaaaagaaccgctagagtgtcgacaccgtcaaacaatcgatggatggtaactcatcacaaaaagtcggttggtaactcatcacaaagtattactggtttatacaaaaTATCGATTtacacaaaataccggttgcctgtttgacaaaaatgaagactcggaaatatgtgttttgttgctttgatccctcataccgcttgagatccacgaaccgcttggggtcgacataccgcttcagactggtaaacacattctgcaaaacaccaatagtctaaagactataatacatcatactggcTGCAACAAattccggttgagctttaactcatacatataaaagtgatcttaatgcaagtgtgtgtccatcaatgacaatcacggcataatcataaaaaatgccaacaagtatagcttgtatttttttgaatttaaagtgtactattctattttaacatgttacaaaatacctcaggcatcaaagtttcagctatagtaattgggggaggagtatgggataccgctgctgcattctgaaatgcatattatttgtctcaatttaaatcgatgtataaatgaaaattcatttatgtaattacaaatttaaagtgactgataaataaaatactATGAATTCAAATAAACACACATGTGTCTGTCGCTCATGGGCGAACACtgtgtccatcaactcatctatcagcgcgaaatcctcagtcgtgcgggcctgacatctactcctacaaatcgtgcatagatgagatgaggatccatctgcaccgactgcatcatctatcctcgagcaactaacacacatatgctggattAGTTCTAtgtcgccacctaatggctcatcatccaatacaatagggtgtgctaatgacgtcctaTGCTGGATGATGGTACCAGTCAACACTGTGGCCACCTGacgagtctgtagctccatcgactctttcagctctactgggacaacctgatgcaccttgggtttgggtgctagggcgCAACGACTCTCCGcaggtaatcgcctatgggctccaggtctatcttgggcagagccaccacctctacaatggaactctctcatgtcaaaatagtttgggcgcacattgagcacaaactcacaatatacttttctcaaaaaatataatggcacctcataattattacaaggtggatcatcaaagaccatccaccacctctgtcaaaaaagattcttcatctacacattggtacaccaatgtatgggaaacctctttgcattaagaggtaatgactgaccagttttgggatcaacgaaaagggcacatatttgttgtttattaatatttttgttttttactccattgtatgatagcccatcaacatataattgatgacacctatccctaaagcttccccatttggtaatttgtgtggaaatagctatgacaccactagctaatgtttttaggctagtggcgagggattgatgatgctcaagttcagaagttttcaatttaacaatcagtctattgattttagacgtattttggcctaactgattaattaattgctcttgtgtttcgggtgtgcggtcaaaaggagtaattgggggttgttcttgtgtgtttttaggaggtgcatttggttgttcttgtgggttttcaggaggtgcatttggttgttctaattgtggattagaagaatctggtttttgaaacaaaaagtgaaaaaacctaatgaaaattaatgaaattaaattcaaaatgtaaaacaaattgaacaaacgggaaagaaagacaaaaataaacaaaaaataaccttgatccatagcttggaggacaaatataGCACCCCATTCGCGAtttaggagaggaaatgaaaaaaaatgaagtaaaaatgcgctattcacgggtaaatgagacctagttttttttttaaaactttttttaataGGAACTGCGTAcgtggttatatttggattattagcgcgtacgcgttcattttcctatgagcagtgcatacgtgctcattttcctatgagcagtgcatacgcgctcattttcctaggcggAGCACATACGCGCTTATTTTCTTAGGCGTAGcacgtacacgctcattttcctaaaagcagtgcatacatgctaccttctctaggctcaggaagaacaaacctaagagCATATGCgtgaatttcaaattttagaaccgcatacgcactgcttgtttttccatgtttttttgggtggtgtccacttttctgaccaccatctttgtgcacatacccaaagAAGCTTAAGTCTTTGCTTAAACTCATATGTCAATAGTTGGCTCAAAAAGAACTTTGACCAAAGTTTATGTTGATCTCCTAGTATATTACTACTAATTGAATACTTATATTTTCACTCTCTTCCATTTCTTAGCGTCATTACAATAGCATCTTAGATTGTAGATACACTAAGTTGCACCGATTCTAACCCTACCAATTTCAACTCGCTAAACGTCCTCATGTAGGGTCATTAGTTATTTGTGTCATGAAGAACTCCAAGAAAGCATAAATGTCCCGCGGTTGGGCAGTAAAGTGCTCTAGGAATGTTCTCACCCATAGTGTGCTCGTGGGAAATAGATGCTCAGAGCTCCTATCAGGATGATTATcggctacacacacacacacacacacacacacgcacgcacacacacacacacatatatacatatacatatatacgcgtatatatatacatatgtacatatatatatatacatatgtacacatatatatatatgtacacacacacacacatatatatgtgtgtgtgtgtgtgtgtgtgtgtgtacatatatatatatatatacacacatacacatacacatacacatacacatactatgtatatgtatatgtatatatcaatatatatatgatgtatatgtatgtatgcatatacatatacatatatatgtatatgtatatgtatatgtatatgtgtatacacacacacacacacacacacacacacacacacacacattcattgTAATCAACTTTATAGTCTATTGTAACTAAAATAATTTCCTTACATTTTTTTTTCCAATCTCTTGGCCCATGTATTTATACATTTTGTCAAATTAAAAATTTTAGTATCTATTAAGAGTATATTGAGCaagttgaattaattaaatattaatcattgtAATATGTGTATTTTGTTATTTTAATAATATGGAGGTCCTTACAATGAAGGGCcaagttcaaatttcaaaacaacatctaatatggaattctaagttgtgaatCTTGACCTTTCATAGTGAATCTAAAATAAGTAGATTTTTAAGTTGTGACTCTTGATCTTGCATAAATGACCTCTATTTTATTTGTTCCAAAAGAACTAGTATCATTCATCGTTACACTCCCAAACATTTATGTTAATCTATgaacaaaatatttataaataattatcaaTAAAAAATGTGTTAAAATGAAGATAACCCCATTCAAATATGGTGCCTTGGCTCTTAGAACTCTGTAAATCATTGTCTCATGGATGGGTTTGCCAAAaatttccacataaattaccataAAAGGAGAACCAACATTTGTCCCAATTACTAATCGAACTTGTTTGAAGGCTTGAACTCCTCTCCAAATAAAGTATGTGCATGAAGAATACGTAAGGCCTTCTAAAATTGCCTCGAATATGATTATTTTGTCATTACTAATGTGAAGAAACAAGAAGCTATGGTACACTAAAGTGGCAGTCAACATTACCTCGGAAAAGCATGTCTGCAAGTTTTTTTCGTTGTGAATAGGGGTTGAATGAAGGTTATTTCCCTATTTTTATATGTTGATGTATGTCTATAATATCTATAAAAATGATAGTCCTTTATATGAAACTTATTTGTATGAATTTCTTTTGATTAAGCTTTCATTTGTGTTTGCTTAATTTTCAACAATGAGTTTTGTTTTAGAACAAAGTTTGCATATAAGATTTTGCAAGTTCATAGTCATTACaataagttattcaaaaaatggtttaattattattattttttattttttattgatataaTATCATTAATAAAAAATACCCATTGAAACTCATTCAAACTATTTGATATCATAAATTTTTAGCCTAGTCCTATAATATTTACAAAACAATTTGTGTTTccaaatattagatatttatatGTTAATTAGATTtgtttataaattatttatttaaaataaactcTATTAGCATGACATAGGGACATGTAAATAGGGTTTGAACAAAaactattttcttatttttaaatgtTTCATGTTTATAATATCCATAAGAAGGGTGGTTTTTAAGATGGTTCTTTTTTGTATGAAGTTCTTTGGGTAGGTAAATTGTTTATTTGTGTCCatttaatttaagttttattttagaACCAAGTTTGAACATAAGATTTTGTATGTTCATAGTTCTTACAATAAAATTTCCAAATTATaatttgtaatagattttatttaattgttatattttgttttatttagattgatataatgtcatcaataaaaatatcTTAAGTATAaaaaattgattattatttttttttaaatgaaataaaatattttttattgtgtgtatatatatgtatatatgcatatgtgtgtgttgtgtgtatctatacacacacacatacatacatacatacatacatacatataatttacacaaaattttaaaaatcactagttggcatcattaaattttaaaaatcactagttggcatcatcttttatttctttttaaatgCTTCTATAAATGTTGAATATAAATAATATGTTAATGGGCCCTTGGTTTGCTAGTGAAATTGAATGCTTTTTAATGAATTTTAAAGTtgttggtcccatgaattttgtagagtAGTTCAGCTTTAAAATTTAAGGAGgttggtggtctcatgaatataaTATCTATCTTTGtatgtgcataataaaaacaagtaaaaataaTTCATTTCCTAAAATTTAACGAagttggtggtctcatgaatataatatctttgtatgtgcataataaaaacaagtaaaaataaTTCATTTCCTTCCAAAACTATTTTTCGATagaaattaaatttagatttttgaCAAGTGACAGATAACATTCCAAATTGGTTTGACAAGTGACAGATAACATTCCaagttggtggggcaatttctagccccacctcTTCCTCAACAATAGAACTTGAagcttctatttttttttaaaaagatttcaAATAATCAGACAACACTAGTAAACTAAGAAAACATCATTTCAGACTCAGATTTTTTCAAGTTGCTATTAATTATTCTATATTATTCACCGTTTGTGGCGCTAGATGTTATTAAAGTTGTCCAATTCATTATCTGAAATAAGGTAGACATGATTGTTAGTGACACCAGTGTTGGAAAAGCATTAGTGTCGATTTAATGCAAAACATAATGCATTTGTCCGTATCTGACCTAATTCATGTACTCAATTTAATTCTCGTGCTCACTGAAATGCGGATATATATACAGATGAATGTTGTGAGTGGAGATAATTATCACATCATCTCTTACAAGATGGCACCATCTACTGTCTCTTCAGTATCTGATCTTCGAGTTGAAAGGAAGAGTTTTAAAGTTGTATATCCAGAGAAGATCAAAGAGAGAAGGGCATTGTTTTTGAGTAACATGGATCAACAAGTTGTGCATTATGTTCAGAAATATGTGCACTTTTTCTCTGCTCCACCACTAATTCCATTTGACATAATAATTGGTGTACACGCAGAAGCTCTCAGTAAAACTATGGTTGCTTATGATTTCATGTGTGGGAGACTCATGTTTAATTCAGAGCAAGGGAGGTTTGAGATCGACTGTAATGCTGCAGGAGTTCCTCTTGCCATCTGTGTAAGTGAGCTCAGTTTACAAGAGTTGGGGAATCTCGCCATACCAAATCCTGCCTTTTCACAACTTTGCCTACCCTCAGATTCTTCAAACCCAACACTAGGAGATGGGCCTCTCATATCTTTTCAGGTAAAATGGTGTCATAACTTATATTGCATGTTTGGTTAATGACATATTTGTAATAAATTATATTAGTAAAAGTGAAATTATTCTTGAGAAGAGTTAATGAGTTTgattgaaaattaattttgataagaTTAGTAATTGGATAGTACccaccttctttttttttttatgtataattGTTCTTTTCATTTAGTGGTCTATTATAATTGGATTGATATTGTACGTTCTAATACAACTTCTTGTCCATCTTTTTTTTGAATATGTGATAATATCTTTTAATATATGTACTAACGTACACAATATGTATTACAAGCTCAAGTGGTTGAGCTTAATTAATTGAAGTATTGAGTTTTCAGAGTGGAGGTTGGAATTTAAATTCCAAAAGGACATGAAAATTTAAGTTGTGACTTTTGGTCTTCTCAAGTGTTTCTAAAATAAGTgaatttctaagttgtgactcttggtcttccataacgTTTTTAGAAAAATTGGATTTCTAGTGTGACATTTGATCTTACCATAAATGATTTCTATTGTCGATCTACCATAAATGATTTCTAGTGTGACTGTTCCAAATGAACTAATATTAGTCTCATTATTGTATTCATCTTATCTTATTTTCTCAACATAACTTTCACAGCTAACCTTATCCTGTTGCGATCAGAGAATTCATGATGTATTTGCTTAGAAATTAATAGATTGAACCTGTATTCATCATAACTCCTTTTGTGAGTTACTTCTGGACAAAATATTGTATTAATCAATGAACAAAATTTTTGTAAACGATTATGATAATAAAAATATGTATTGGAATGCAGGTCACTCGATTCAAATGTGGCGCGTTTGCTCTTGGAAGCTCAGTAAATCATTGTCTCATGGATGGGTTTTCCATACAAGAGTTTGCAAGAAATTTCACACATATGGCTATAAAAGGAGAACCAGCATTTATCCCAATCACTGATCGAACTTGTTTGAAGGCTCGAACTCCTCTCCAAATAAAGTACGAGCATGAAGAGTACGTAAAGCCTTCTGAAACTACCCCAGATAAGATTATTTCTTCATTACTGATGCGAAGAAACAAGGAGCTGTGGTACACTAAAGTGGCAGCCAACAAAGCCTCGGAAAAGCATATCTATAAGCTGTTCTCATTATCAGGGAAAATGATTAATGCCTTGAAAATGAAAGCGGCAGATGGCATGGTGAAGCACTGCACAAGTTTTGTTGCAGCACTGGCACACGTGTGGAGGGCAAGGGCTGCTGCAATGGGAAACTTGAAACCAAATGATGTTTCCACCGTTCACTATGTGGCAGATATAAGGTATAATTATCTTCATTGATAAGTTCTTTTATTTAGCTGttttttgaatttgattgtatatatttatttattatcagTTTGGATCACATGGATCATATGGATCACATTCAATGATCTATCACGATTGTTTTGGATCACATGGATCACATTCAATGATCTATCACGATTGTTTTGGATCACATTCTTTGATTCATAATTAAAGTATGTTAGGAGATACACTCTGACAATAGATTACAGATCTGAAACGTGGATATAAAAAAATATACACAGTTAAATCCAAAAGCAACTAAATAATACAGTTATGAATTGTAAAAATCTGATAAAATGATAAACTTTTTACCAATAATAGATGTAATCAATCTTTGTGTATTGTCAGGTCAAGGCTCGTTCCCCCTCTCCCAAGAGAATATGTGGGGAATGCAATGGCTCCAGCCTATGCTAAGGCCACTTTTAGACAATTAGAAGAAGAGCCATTTGGGGAGACTGTGAAGAAGTTGCAAGAAGGtgttgatagattgatagatgagTACTTGAGGTCGTCAATAGATTGGCTGGAATTATATGATGGAGTGCCAGTTCTGGAAAATGGGTTTCATGTAACAAATTGGAAGAATTTGGGATTTGCAGACATGGAATTGAGAGGAGGTATTAAGTCCTTGCATTCTGGGCCTGTGCTCTCAGGAGGGGCCAAGGTTGTACGATTCCTAGGACACCCTGAGGATAACCAAGGGATGCAGCTGTATATTGGTCTGGAGGCCTCTCACATGAACAAATTTGAGAAACTCATTGAAACTATTTGATCCCATCAATCCTAAGCCTAGCACTATAATATTTACAAAaacataaataaacaatttatgtCTTTGGAAGtagaatttaataaatatttatatttacaaagacataaataaacaatttatgtCTTTGGAagtaaaatttgataaatatttataAGTTAATATTGACttgttttataattatatttatataatatgtaAACTCTCTCATGGGCATAATGCCATATGTAAATAGGGATTGAATGAaggttatttctctatttttaaaaTGTGATCTATGTCTATAATATTAATAAGAAGGACAGTTCTTTATATGGATCTTCTTTGTATGAATTTCTTTGGGTGAATCTTTTGCTTGTGTTCATTAACTTTCAGCAAAAAGTGTTGTTTTAAAACATTGTTTGGATATAAGATTTTGCATGTTCATAGTTCTTACAATAAGTTTTTGTAATAGATCTTGTTTaactatattatatttatttttcaatttctactaatATGATATcattaataaaaaaatacaaaaataagttattaacaatttttttaaaatgataaaatattttttgatttcatatatatatatatatgtattttactatATCTTTAACCTATATCTAAGAAGATGTACAAAGAATCTCAATGTTCGTGAAGTGATTTATTTTATatcattgtcaaacaattaaagtgAATACTCAATATACTCCTCGTAATTAAGCTAATATCTGGTGCCAACTTTATTCAAAGCACTTAATTTTATCAAGTGCATGTGTGAGTTGTACTTCCTTGTTGCATATTAAAGAGCTAGAGTTACAAGTACACCAAATGTCTATTTGTCAATCCATCTCTTTTGACCATGGCTCAAATCCTATGTCAatttttctttttctagattttagaTAAAATTCACATAGCCACACATATTTGAGAACACCAATAATAAGATTATTCATGTTAACTGTTGTCATTTGACATTATTTCTTTAaatatggaaaaaaaataaaaaataaaaaattaatttggtGTCCCAGTGATATAGAGTATCCTCTAAATTTATGGGAGGAGTTTGCCTCCTTAACTCTTATGCATACACATTTGAAtatattatatgatctttttgcatttgacaaattttatacTATTTTTCTTATGACAAATTTTACACTATTTTAATATTTATCTATTCATAAACGAAAAGAAAGAGTAAATTTCAAATGTAGATGCACAAAAACAATCAAGCATATTCATTCAAACTGTTATTATTAGCATCTACCTAAATCATAAATTTTGATTAATTATTGCAACCCTAGTCATAAAATACAAATTCCaattttaataatgtttaattaattgtAACTAAATATTTTTTAGTAAAAATGGGTAATAAATCATTTCCATGAATACCATTGAGTTagcaagaagaattaaatgctcTACTTATTCTCTAGATCATTGGGATTTAATCAGTGTTGCAAAGGGATTCAAAAAAGATTTTGTTTTGAATGAAATTAATTATTTACATTTATTTTGTTGGATGTTTAGTTGCAGATACCTATTTTGTTTTTGTATGGGTAGGATTTCAAAATATATAGGAGCATGGAGAGATGTTGATTCACAAAATGCAATGAATAGGTGTCCACACTAATTAGTCCAAATTACATTCTAATATTCCCATTCCCTACTCAATATATTTTTTCTAGGCTCAATAGTTGATACTAAGATGTTTGTGCAATATAAGAAGATAGCAGCATTTGTATCCTATAGTTCATTCTATAAATTATAAGAGTTGATGGTAGATGAGGGGAGAGGCAGGTAATAGTGGAGGTGAAGGAAATGAAAGAGGTGACTCCCCCTTACCACCAACAATTTCAAGAATAAGATTCTATTTTTGAAAAGGGAAAACAAATTTTCAAGGGACTCATCCCACGAAAAAGAGTGAGATGAAGATGTAGAAGTGGCTGAAACCCTATATCATCTATTGTCATCAATGAGGAGAGAAGAAGAGATCATTACCTAATGAAATTTGTAAGTCAAACACTCACCTTTCTAATGTTTTTACTATTTGCATCCCCAATAGAAGTCAAAAAATGAATCTTGGCCTTAAGCAAATGATTCATAAGATGCCAATGTAATACAACTTCCATACCTATATTCTAAAAATATCATATAAAGTATGTACCGACAGatattataaaaattcaaaaatttatgtCCTTAATCACATGATTTTATAGAAgtgttacctattttcgctacaagctcaatatgcctcagaaggagaaacaagtgctaagtacAAAAAGAATAcattttttgtctaacttgttttcttcatgtgcAAACATAGGGTAAGTAACTtttttgttcattgaattatagcatgtggggtaaaatgtggctcccatgagggttgagcctagcatgttgagggagatgggtgtttctttgcagttttttgaatttttgccttatcggcaagacctaccctgaTGACCTGATAAGAAGTGTAGAGCGTAGAATATTGTCATCGGCTATCGGAAGGAGCTATCTCAAGTTATCCTGATTACCCGATGGAAGGGCCCAGGCGtagtccatttatcccacattggctgtggggAGGAGTATTTCAGTATTAAAGGCAAAGTCccacacatattaagtgtcaaagcttactaGCTTTTGACAAGGAGCAACTCAGCGCTGGTGGCCCCCCCGCGTACATGCTCGTCTCAAAGCGGccaaattttgtagtaaaagggcAAATTAACAGGCAAACAGGTTACAAAGGATCTGATGGCCATCACTATACCGCTATGCGAAAGTGCTCGACTGTTAATCTTCGCCACTTAGCGACTAGTGAGGTGgcattcaggtggaagttgaggtggCGCCTGGGTGGATCATGTGGCAAAACAAAAGCTGACacgtggtgacaccgtggcataagagagagccactTAGAGTGACTAAAGAACGAGCAAATTCAggtagatcaatggtgatcaagaaagatctaaCGGCTATCGCTTTGGCACGATGGGAAGATAATCGCCAAATACTCCCCGTGACTTGGCAACAAAGAACGTGCCAAAAAGGGAAAGTTAAAGCTCTAGCAGATCACTGAGATCCAACGACAAATCAAGCAAGATCAGATAGTGGAGTGACATtctggggctatccatgactgtcatTGTACCGCGGTTGTGAAGTGCCCGAAATGAATACCCTTGCGACAGGTGGCAGGTCAGGTGGTGCCAAGGTGGACTCTAAGCGTATCACAAGGTGACATGCCTCGcgacaggtggcatgtcatcaaggtGAATGTCGAACAAACCTTAGTTGCGATAGATCTCTAAATAGTTTCATCGAATGCATTGGTTTCATCGAAATAATaggtatcgatgaaactgcagTTTCGACGATACATAAAAATGGTTCGCCGAGGGAGGTAGTTTGGCCAAAAGTCTGATGCCgaaaaaaccaaagtaaaacaatGGGCCCAGTGGTGCTGAGGTGGCAGATGAGGTCATGCTCAGGTAGATTAGGTGGCAAACCAGAGATTGACATGTGGCACGGATGCTTAGAGAGACTAAAGATCGAGCAGATCAGGAAAGATCAACGGTAGTCCGAAAGATCTAACAGCCATCACTATactgctatagaaagaagctcgccaaTTATCATAgggacttggcgacaaagcacgtgtgGAAAAGGTGAGTGGCTAAGAGGTTAAATATCAAGCAGTTTGAGGACAGATCAATGGTCGTTGTTatactgcatgatgaagatgctcgttGGTTATCTCATGCAACTTGGTGACTGGtgaggtggcagttgaggtggtcACC is a genomic window of Cryptomeria japonica chromosome 7, Sugi_1.0, whole genome shotgun sequence containing:
- the LOC131856283 gene encoding acyltransferase GLAUCE-like; the encoded protein is MAPSTVSSVSDLRVERKSFKVVYPEKIKERRALFLSNMDQQVVHYVQKYVHFFSAPPLIPFDIIIGVHAEALSKTMVAYDFMCGRLMFNSEQGRFEIDCNAAGVPLAICVSELSLQELGNLAIPNPAFSQLCLPSDSSNPTLGDGPLISFQVTRFKCGAFALGSSVNHCLMDGFSIQEFARNFTHMAIKGEPAFIPITDRTCLKARTPLQIKYEHEEYVKPSETTPDKIISSLLMRRNKELWYTKVAANKASEKHIYKLFSLSGKMINALKMKAADGMVKHCTSFVAALAHVWRARAAAMGNLKPNDVSTVHYVADIRSRLVPPLPREYVGNAMAPAYAKATFRQLEEEPFGETVKKLQEGVDRLIDEYLRSSIDWLELYDGVPVLENGFHVTNWKNLGFADMELRGGIKSLHSGPVLSGGAKVVRFLGHPEDNQGMQLYIGLEASHMNKFEKLIETI